A genomic stretch from Natronogracilivirga saccharolytica includes:
- a CDS encoding TonB-dependent receptor: protein MPHKTPEFNSDTSEIFSAISEIALVTPVISASITEIAPDVPDAPDAPDAFTSNPEFTSISPAFAFDIQETASSNPEYASAETSESNQDRNRIFVSPDSILHKDLDEVIISAQRTPVRHSDLRRSVRVIERSEIAVSSSQDLTNLLSGVQSVDIRHRGTFGMQSDISIRGGTFDQTLVLLNGVNVTDPQTGHHNLNVPVDLQSIERIEVLHGPGARIFGPDAFNGAVNIITKEPGESQTGGSFTGGQKGLGHGNIRTGFQTGPVSHHLSLSGMRSDGFTDNTDFTSGNVFYRSQFAAESGRFDLQAGYNEKAFGANSFYTPQFPDQYEHTRAGFLSLRWLPDGALRLTPSVYWRRHHDRFELFRHDSPDWYEGHNYHRTDVIGAALNWVHVNRLGTTSAGLDYRYEHIYSNVLGEEMSQPVRVPGYLQAGDPTDDDHAWYTHAYSRSGLSLMVEQSYASGPFSVSGGTLIHTNSDLDAALTLFPGLDLGWQLHDNLRWYASANRTLRLPTFTDLFYSGPDNIGNPDLEPEKAVTVETGLNSSFGGMKADIAVFRRWGRDIIDWVRPEVNERYVFASADEQMRGHNNNVHIIADENIWRSDNLTDVTITGFEAGISVPVTRLLGGENSGPNRRLRVQYTYLHADKHSGDVISNYALDHLSHKLDIRLNVPFTGSNGFTAKISWQDRAGGYLLYEDGDFTGTQPFDSFWLTDLSAYQHIGRFRLFGNVTNVFDTRYVDIANVPQPGRWVSAGFDFEL, encoded by the coding sequence GTGCCCCATAAAACTCCGGAGTTTAATTCTGATACTTCCGAGATTTTTTCAGCTATTTCTGAAATAGCTTTAGTTACTCCTGTAATTTCCGCCTCTATCACTGAAATTGCTCCAGATGTTCCTGATGCTCCTGATGCTCCTGATGCTTTTACTTCTAATCCTGAATTTACTTCAATTTCTCCGGCATTCGCCTTTGATATTCAAGAAACAGCCAGTTCAAATCCCGAATACGCCTCTGCGGAAACGAGCGAGAGCAACCAGGACCGCAATCGAATTTTTGTTTCACCCGATTCGATCCTTCACAAGGATCTGGATGAGGTGATTATCAGCGCTCAGCGCACTCCGGTACGCCATTCGGATCTGCGGCGATCCGTTAGGGTCATTGAGCGCAGCGAAATTGCTGTTTCTTCTTCGCAGGATCTGACCAATCTTCTTTCCGGTGTGCAAAGTGTCGATATCCGTCATCGCGGGACTTTCGGAATGCAGTCGGATATCAGCATCCGGGGTGGCACGTTCGATCAGACATTGGTACTTCTGAATGGTGTGAATGTCACCGATCCGCAGACCGGACACCACAATCTCAACGTGCCGGTCGATTTGCAGAGCATTGAGCGCATAGAAGTTCTGCATGGACCGGGCGCGCGTATCTTCGGTCCGGATGCGTTCAACGGAGCTGTCAACATTATCACAAAAGAGCCCGGTGAGTCACAAACCGGCGGATCTTTTACAGGAGGCCAGAAGGGGCTTGGTCATGGAAATATCCGGACAGGCTTTCAGACCGGCCCCGTCTCCCATCATCTCTCACTGAGCGGCATGAGAAGCGACGGATTTACGGATAACACCGATTTTACATCAGGCAATGTTTTTTATCGCTCACAATTTGCCGCAGAGTCCGGCCGCTTCGACTTGCAGGCCGGATATAACGAAAAAGCATTTGGCGCCAACAGCTTTTACACTCCGCAATTCCCGGATCAGTACGAACATACCCGGGCGGGGTTTTTGTCGCTCCGATGGCTTCCTGACGGAGCTTTGCGACTGACGCCTTCGGTCTACTGGCGTCGTCATCATGACCGCTTCGAACTGTTTCGCCACGACAGTCCGGATTGGTACGAAGGCCACAATTATCACCGCACGGATGTCATCGGCGCGGCTTTGAACTGGGTGCATGTAAACAGGCTGGGGACCACATCGGCCGGACTGGACTATCGCTATGAGCACATTTACAGCAATGTCCTCGGAGAGGAAATGTCGCAGCCCGTGCGTGTGCCGGGGTACCTTCAGGCCGGCGATCCAACCGATGACGACCATGCCTGGTATACACATGCTTACAGCCGCTCGGGGCTTAGCCTGATGGTTGAGCAAAGTTATGCTTCGGGACCGTTTTCGGTGTCCGGAGGTACGTTAATTCACACTAACTCGGATCTGGATGCTGCTCTTACCCTGTTCCCGGGACTGGACCTGGGCTGGCAGTTACACGATAACCTGAGGTGGTATGCATCCGCCAATCGCACGTTGCGGCTCCCGACATTCACAGATCTGTTTTACAGCGGGCCGGATAATATCGGCAATCCCGATCTTGAACCGGAAAAGGCGGTTACCGTGGAGACCGGCCTGAACAGCAGTTTTGGAGGGATGAAGGCCGACATTGCTGTTTTTCGGCGATGGGGAAGGGATATCATCGACTGGGTTCGTCCGGAAGTCAATGAGCGCTATGTTTTTGCATCGGCTGATGAGCAAATGCGTGGTCACAATAACAATGTGCATATAATCGCTGATGAGAACATATGGCGCAGCGACAATCTTACGGATGTCACCATTACCGGATTTGAAGCGGGTATCAGTGTTCCCGTTACAAGGTTGCTAGGCGGTGAAAATTCTGGCCCGAATCGACGCCTGCGCGTTCAGTATACCTATCTTCACGCGGACAAGCACAGCGGAGATGTTATTTCCAACTACGCCCTGGATCACCTCAGTCACAAACTGGATATTCGCCTGAATGTGCCCTTTACCGGCAGCAATGGCTTTACCGCAAAAATTTCCTGGCAGGACCGGGCCGGCGGATACCTGCTCTATGAGGACGGGGATTTCACCGGAACCCAACCGTTCGATTCGTTTTGGCTGACGGATCTGAGCGCTTATCAGCACATAGGCCGGTTCCGGCTCTTTGGAAATGTCACCAATGTGTTCGATACCCGTTACGTGGATATCGCCAACGTTCCGCAACCCGGACGCTGGGTCTCTGCCGGATTCGATTTTGAGCTGTAA
- a CDS encoding ethylbenzene dehydrogenase-related protein translates to MASGEPLYADLERNVYIPAMEDLVRPLDVAFTYNEDSVRVHFRFETDRPSWYHQYLVYEDGEWNRYGSGGQGPDKHGLYEDRVSMMLDDGSVEGFAEIGGFVTVHPGMRSLTNAAPPSSVEVHPHLGGNLGRSDVRKFIRESREEVQDEYHWSQTRSTEELDQLREEGAFLDLWQWRAHRSNPLGYADNGYVLEYRHGSEGTGMFTDNNDDSGQPKFMFDPQVVGRYALRKDSLLDRQYGQEDPYYIYVGNSVPFDPDHDWLDGDALPQRFLQEPEGSRGALKADGYWSDGFWDITITRTLDAPGPKDSKTIAEGNTYNVAFAAHTDGAGARWHYVSVPYGVAFGDSDNTNSSDHPDGLTVIHAKFTDGPLDKAEPDWFETSLFYPGQVDLSWLENIDHPGHQFVRDGSMHMLEIHDLEVLSQFIVRHELEMLGLDPEEFGVSPELSY, encoded by the coding sequence CTGGCATCCGGCGAACCGCTCTATGCCGATCTTGAACGAAATGTGTATATCCCGGCAATGGAAGATCTGGTCCGGCCACTTGATGTGGCATTCACCTACAATGAAGACTCGGTACGTGTACATTTTCGATTCGAAACGGACAGACCTTCATGGTACCACCAATATCTGGTGTATGAGGATGGAGAATGGAATCGCTATGGCAGCGGCGGTCAGGGTCCTGACAAGCATGGTTTATATGAGGACCGTGTTTCCATGATGCTTGACGACGGATCGGTTGAGGGTTTTGCTGAAATCGGTGGTTTTGTGACCGTGCATCCCGGCATGCGGTCCCTCACAAATGCTGCTCCGCCATCTTCCGTAGAAGTTCACCCTCATCTTGGCGGGAATCTGGGACGTTCTGATGTGAGAAAATTCATCAGGGAATCAAGGGAGGAAGTGCAGGATGAATATCACTGGTCACAAACGCGGTCCACCGAAGAGTTGGATCAGCTGCGTGAAGAAGGCGCTTTTCTTGATTTATGGCAGTGGCGGGCGCACCGGTCAAACCCGCTCGGATATGCTGACAATGGTTATGTTCTCGAATACCGGCACGGGTCTGAAGGTACAGGAATGTTTACGGATAACAACGATGACTCCGGTCAGCCCAAATTTATGTTCGATCCTCAGGTAGTCGGTCGGTATGCGCTTCGCAAGGACAGCCTTCTGGATCGTCAATACGGCCAGGAAGACCCTTACTACATCTATGTGGGTAATTCTGTTCCGTTTGATCCGGATCACGACTGGCTGGACGGTGACGCTCTGCCTCAGCGCTTCCTTCAGGAACCGGAGGGCAGCCGTGGAGCTCTGAAGGCAGATGGTTACTGGAGCGACGGGTTCTGGGATATCACAATTACGCGTACCCTTGATGCACCCGGTCCCAAGGACAGCAAGACCATCGCAGAAGGCAACACATATAATGTCGCATTTGCCGCACATACTGATGGGGCCGGCGCGAGGTGGCATTACGTATCCGTGCCTTACGGAGTTGCCTTCGGAGACTCTGACAACACAAACTCAAGCGACCATCCGGACGGCCTGACGGTCATCCATGCCAAATTCACCGATGGTCCACTGGATAAAGCAGAGCCGGACTGGTTCGAAACATCTCTTTTCTACCCGGGACAAGTGGATCTTAGCTGGCTCGAAAATATAGATCATCCCGGGCATCAGTTTGTTCGTGACGGCTCGATGCATATGCTGGAAATACATGACCTGGAAGTTTTGAGTCAGTTTATCGTACGCCATGAGCTTGAAATGCTTGGACTGGATCCCGAAGAATTCGGCGTCAGTCCGGAGCTTTCGTACTGA
- the pruA gene encoding L-glutamate gamma-semialdehyde dehydrogenase, translating into MTQAYFNVPEPKNEPYLSYAPGTPGRSGLQAELKRLSSEEVEIPLIIGGKEVRTNSTKPVVMPHNHGHKLGTLHLANNKEVNMAIEAALEARKEWAATPWQDRVAVFLKAADMLTGNWRYTINAATMLGQSKTPQQAEIEAVGELADFLRFNAHYLTGVMSDQPYSPDGMWNRVEYRPLEGFLFAVTPFNFTAIAVNLPTSMAMCGNVVVWKPATSSIYSNFFMMKLLQEAGLPDGVINFVPGSGPDVGDPVMESPQFAGLQFTGSEGTFNHLWKKTAENLDKYHSYPRIVGETGGKDFIFAHNSADVKELAVAALRGAYEYQGQKCSAASRMYVPESIWPEFKETFLAEVAKIKTGDISDFSTFMGAVIDKKAFDSITGYIDFASEADDAEIIAGGSYDDSTGYFVEPTVILTGNPHFKTMQEEIFGPVLTIYVYKDDDFEATLDLCNKTSPYGLTGAIFAKNRYVINQMSDALQDAAGNFYINDKPTAAVVNQQPFGGARKSGTNDKAGSKQNMLRWLSARAIKETHEPPKEWEYPYMG; encoded by the coding sequence ATGACACAGGCATATTTTAACGTCCCGGAACCGAAAAACGAACCGTATCTGTCGTACGCCCCGGGCACTCCCGGCAGATCAGGGCTGCAGGCCGAACTGAAACGGTTAAGCTCCGAAGAAGTTGAAATTCCACTGATTATCGGAGGGAAGGAAGTACGGACAAACAGCACCAAGCCTGTCGTGATGCCTCATAATCACGGTCACAAACTCGGTACATTGCACCTTGCAAATAATAAAGAGGTCAATATGGCCATCGAGGCAGCACTCGAAGCGCGCAAAGAGTGGGCAGCAACACCATGGCAGGACCGCGTCGCCGTATTTCTCAAAGCAGCAGATATGCTGACCGGCAACTGGCGGTATACGATCAATGCCGCCACCATGCTCGGTCAATCAAAAACACCGCAGCAGGCCGAAATCGAGGCTGTCGGCGAACTGGCCGATTTTCTTCGTTTCAACGCCCACTATCTTACAGGCGTAATGTCCGATCAGCCTTACTCGCCTGATGGTATGTGGAACAGAGTAGAATACCGTCCGCTCGAAGGATTCCTGTTCGCAGTAACGCCGTTTAATTTCACGGCCATTGCCGTTAACCTGCCCACTTCCATGGCGATGTGCGGCAATGTGGTGGTCTGGAAACCGGCAACCAGTTCCATTTACTCGAATTTTTTCATGATGAAACTGCTTCAGGAAGCGGGTCTGCCCGATGGTGTCATCAACTTTGTTCCGGGTTCCGGTCCGGATGTCGGTGATCCGGTCATGGAAAGCCCCCAATTTGCCGGACTCCAGTTTACCGGATCCGAAGGCACATTCAATCATCTTTGGAAGAAGACAGCTGAAAACCTGGACAAGTACCACTCTTACCCGCGGATTGTCGGAGAAACCGGCGGGAAGGACTTTATTTTTGCCCACAACTCAGCAGATGTCAAGGAACTTGCCGTTGCTGCACTCCGGGGAGCATATGAATACCAGGGTCAAAAATGCTCCGCTGCATCACGGATGTATGTTCCGGAGTCGATCTGGCCGGAATTCAAAGAGACATTTCTGGCCGAAGTGGCAAAAATCAAGACCGGCGACATATCGGACTTTTCCACTTTCATGGGAGCGGTAATAGATAAAAAAGCCTTCGACAGCATTACCGGGTATATCGATTTTGCAAGTGAAGCCGATGACGCGGAGATAATCGCCGGAGGCTCATACGATGACAGCACCGGCTACTTTGTGGAACCGACCGTCATCCTTACCGGTAACCCGCATTTCAAAACCATGCAGGAGGAAATATTCGGACCGGTGCTCACGATCTATGTCTACAAGGATGATGATTTCGAAGCGACCCTCGATCTTTGCAACAAGACATCACCATACGGTCTTACCGGAGCGATTTTTGCCAAAAACCGGTATGTCATCAATCAGATGTCAGATGCCCTTCAGGATGCGGCCGGCAATTTCTATATCAATGACAAGCCGACCGCAGCCGTAGTCAACCAGCAGCCGTTTGGAGGCGCACGCAAATCCGGTACCAATGATAAGGCCGGAAGCAAGCAGAACATGCTTCGCTGGCTCTCGGCACGTGCCATCAAGGAAACCCACGAACCGCCGAAGGAGTGGGAGTATCCGTATATGGGATGA
- a CDS encoding efflux RND transporter permease subunit, whose product MKNLSRLAVKRPVTFLMASLILIGFGIFGLMNLRLNLYPDVSFPTVTIYTTYEGVAPEDMETLITRPIEESVGSVSGIERVRSQSSQGASVVRLNFNWGTDLFFAETEVRKRLDMIRRSLPDDAEQPIVFSYDPNDEPVVVLTLTSNNRSPRELRTIATQQLEQRIERISGVASAATAGGYDRQINIRIRSADMRAYNLSISDIAGTLRDENIQVPAGELEEGETTYSLRTVGDFRNIDQIRQTVVGNNEGSPVYLKDVARVEDGIAQPIGNVRVQGNDGVIINVYRQSDSNVVMAAGGVMESIEDLQRILPAGVQLDVLTNQADFIEMSIRNLILTAFQAVFLVMLMLLLFLRSGRSSLIVAISIPVSIIATFSIMHWADVSMNIISLSGLTLAVGLVVDNAVVVLENIFRFREDGEDGARSAVLGAQEVSAPVVMSTLTTLVVFLPVLFVPGIAGLLFRDLALTVSFALIVSVLVALTLIPVMASRFFSRETQREAESKKKAEGAGSEGESRALTPLQRLMAWRRTSVIKRIISIPAFLVLLPLYPFYMMLALLFGIIGRFFSEKIAPVLGRAFDSVENRYRRSIDKVLSYSGFTVFLAFALLAASIPIFYRLGGEFFPTVDENNIVLEVQREPGVNLFELERTILQMEEIIERDVPEARLVVSDYGDKTGIEGAENPGGNQGVVRLELVPVGERSRSQQEITASLLRAMQDVPAAEIRELREDPLSPDGETGLIVQIYGFDPEVREDLAFSAMQQMRNIDGIAGLFSSVDQGRPELRINMDRERIARVGMSTAQVTSAVSDAVRGNVATTFVDQGVEFEVMVQLDPFDRAHSGMLDDIQLRSPAGDWMPLKNLAQIERVTGPASIHRINQERMVEINAELGGLDLRTATEQTRSALNQMNWPEGYRYEVGGAAEDQQSSFFYLMIAFMVAGLLTYMVMASQFESLLEPFIIIVTIPLALTGVLLMLWFTGTPVSVTAMVGLVLLTGIVVNNGIVMIDYIKILRARGQERHQAIVNGATRRLRPILMTALTTILAMTPLALQLGAGAETWSPMARTVIGGLAMSTILMLFAVPSMYNLVTKLVEKAGFDTVSKDDPLTQEA is encoded by the coding sequence ATGAAGAACTTATCCCGACTTGCAGTTAAAAGGCCGGTCACTTTTTTGATGGCAAGCCTGATCCTGATCGGTTTCGGAATTTTCGGCCTGATGAATCTCAGGCTGAACCTCTATCCGGATGTTTCGTTTCCGACCGTCACCATTTATACCACATACGAAGGTGTGGCTCCGGAAGATATGGAAACGCTCATCACCAGGCCCATCGAAGAATCCGTGGGCAGCGTGTCGGGCATCGAGCGGGTCCGGTCACAGTCCAGCCAGGGGGCGTCGGTAGTGCGGCTGAACTTCAACTGGGGCACGGATCTGTTTTTTGCAGAGACCGAGGTTCGCAAACGTCTTGATATGATCCGGCGGAGTCTGCCGGATGATGCCGAGCAGCCCATCGTCTTTTCGTATGATCCGAATGACGAGCCTGTTGTCGTGCTTACTTTGACCAGCAACAACCGGAGTCCCCGCGAACTGCGCACCATCGCCACCCAGCAGCTGGAACAACGCATTGAACGCATCAGCGGCGTGGCATCGGCCGCTACCGCAGGTGGTTACGACCGCCAGATCAATATCCGGATTCGCAGCGCCGACATGCGCGCGTACAACCTGAGTATATCCGATATCGCCGGCACGCTGCGTGATGAGAATATTCAGGTGCCTGCGGGTGAGCTTGAGGAGGGAGAGACCACCTACTCACTGCGTACGGTTGGTGACTTCCGGAATATTGATCAGATTCGTCAGACCGTTGTCGGAAACAATGAGGGTAGTCCGGTCTATCTGAAGGATGTCGCCCGGGTGGAGGACGGAATCGCCCAGCCGATCGGTAATGTCCGCGTACAGGGTAATGACGGTGTGATCATCAACGTATACCGGCAAAGCGACAGCAATGTGGTCATGGCTGCCGGGGGAGTGATGGAATCGATAGAGGATCTCCAACGGATCCTGCCGGCCGGCGTGCAGCTGGATGTCCTGACAAATCAGGCTGATTTCATCGAGATGTCCATCCGGAACCTTATCCTGACAGCCTTTCAGGCAGTATTTCTTGTCATGCTGATGTTGCTGCTCTTCCTGCGAAGCGGGCGGTCATCACTGATTGTGGCGATATCCATTCCGGTCTCGATCATAGCCACCTTCAGCATCATGCACTGGGCGGATGTGAGCATGAATATCATTTCGCTTTCGGGACTGACCCTCGCCGTTGGTCTGGTCGTTGACAATGCCGTGGTGGTGCTCGAGAACATATTCCGGTTCCGTGAGGACGGGGAGGACGGTGCCAGGTCTGCTGTTCTTGGTGCGCAGGAGGTGTCCGCGCCGGTGGTTATGTCGACACTCACTACGCTTGTCGTTTTTCTGCCGGTGCTGTTTGTTCCCGGCATTGCCGGACTCCTGTTCCGGGATCTGGCGCTCACGGTCTCATTTGCCCTGATTGTTTCGGTATTGGTAGCTCTGACACTCATCCCCGTGATGGCATCCCGGTTTTTCAGCAGGGAAACGCAGCGTGAAGCCGAAAGCAAAAAGAAGGCAGAAGGTGCCGGCTCTGAAGGGGAGAGCCGCGCATTGACTCCGCTGCAGCGGCTGATGGCGTGGCGCCGGACATCCGTCATCAAAAGAATCATCAGTATTCCCGCTTTTCTGGTCCTGCTTCCGCTTTATCCATTTTACATGATGCTGGCGCTGCTGTTCGGCATCATCGGGAGATTCTTTTCTGAAAAAATCGCACCGGTTCTCGGTCGTGCATTCGACAGTGTCGAAAACCGCTACCGCAGAAGTATCGACAAGGTGCTGTCTTACAGCGGTTTCACCGTCTTCCTTGCGTTTGCCCTGCTTGCCGCGTCCATCCCCATTTTCTACCGGCTTGGCGGTGAGTTTTTCCCGACGGTGGATGAAAACAACATCGTTCTTGAGGTGCAGCGTGAGCCGGGAGTAAACCTTTTTGAGCTGGAACGCACGATTCTTCAGATGGAGGAAATCATTGAACGTGACGTTCCCGAAGCCCGGCTAGTGGTATCTGATTACGGTGACAAAACGGGAATCGAAGGTGCTGAAAATCCGGGAGGAAACCAGGGTGTCGTGAGGCTGGAGCTGGTTCCTGTGGGAGAGCGCTCGCGGAGTCAGCAGGAAATCACCGCATCATTGCTCCGGGCCATGCAGGATGTCCCCGCTGCAGAAATCCGCGAGCTTCGCGAAGACCCGCTGAGTCCGGACGGTGAGACCGGGCTTATTGTTCAGATCTACGGGTTTGACCCGGAAGTGCGCGAAGATCTTGCTTTTTCCGCAATGCAGCAGATGCGTAACATTGACGGCATTGCCGGACTGTTCAGTTCGGTTGATCAGGGCCGGCCGGAGCTGCGGATCAATATGGATCGTGAACGCATCGCCAGGGTCGGGATGAGCACGGCACAGGTAACCAGCGCCGTCAGTGATGCTGTAAGAGGAAATGTTGCCACCACGTTTGTGGATCAGGGCGTGGAGTTCGAAGTGATGGTACAGCTGGATCCGTTCGACCGCGCTCACTCGGGAATGCTCGACGATATCCAGCTACGGTCGCCGGCCGGTGACTGGATGCCGCTCAAAAACCTCGCGCAAATCGAGCGGGTGACCGGCCCCGCCAGCATCCACCGAATCAATCAGGAACGCATGGTTGAAATCAATGCAGAGCTCGGCGGTCTGGATCTGCGGACGGCCACAGAGCAGACACGAAGTGCCCTGAATCAGATGAACTGGCCTGAAGGATACCGCTATGAAGTAGGAGGGGCCGCCGAAGATCAGCAAAGTTCGTTCTTTTACCTGATGATCGCATTCATGGTGGCCGGACTGCTGACCTACATGGTCATGGCATCGCAGTTTGAAAGCCTGCTCGAACCGTTTATCATTATTGTCACCATACCGCTGGCGTTGACCGGCGTGCTGCTTATGCTGTGGTTCACCGGAACTCCGGTCAGTGTAACGGCGATGGTCGGTCTTGTCCTTCTGACCGGTATTGTGGTGAACAACGGAATTGTGATGATCGACTACATCAAAATTCTCAGGGCCCGCGGACAGGAGCGCCATCAGGCCATCGTCAACGGC
- a CDS encoding efflux RND transporter periplasmic adaptor subunit, translated as MTSCGSDSGGQGRGGGGWQQEREAVSVEVASVSTSSISEQIRAFGSIKAQDVVTVIPQVSNRIVRIDADLGDSVSQGDVLAKIYDVPYRDALEQAQAQLRQSRSAYQRDSTSYERQQQLYERNAASRSELDDARSAYESSRAQYESARAALTQSREDLENTEIRSPVDGVVTNRMVAQGDLARTGEPAFEIANIVGYETRLFLPTQDWEEITVGLPVELRFSNRDGIAAEGVVSRISPQLNEATGLGEVVVSLTDISPRVRQGSLMESRVTLRTNENSVVIPRSATIEQIETYIEPETNTVEIRRNYAAFVAVGDTVAEQRQIEIGLEQGERVEVLSGLEPDEKLIITGQRNISDGDRIRVAGQDRRPGQEQHLEGEPPSETAGSNR; from the coding sequence ATGACATCATGCGGAAGCGATTCCGGCGGCCAGGGACGTGGCGGCGGCGGATGGCAGCAGGAACGGGAAGCTGTCAGCGTTGAAGTGGCATCTGTTTCCACTTCTTCCATTTCCGAACAGATCAGAGCTTTCGGATCTATCAAGGCTCAGGATGTGGTTACCGTTATCCCGCAAGTCAGTAACCGGATTGTCCGCATTGATGCCGATCTCGGCGATTCCGTAAGCCAGGGTGATGTTCTTGCAAAAATTTATGACGTTCCCTACCGGGATGCCCTCGAGCAGGCACAAGCGCAGCTTCGCCAAAGCCGGTCGGCTTACCAGCGGGACAGCACGAGTTATGAGCGGCAGCAGCAGCTGTATGAGCGCAATGCCGCAAGCCGGAGCGAACTGGATGATGCCCGGTCGGCATACGAAAGCAGCAGAGCCCAGTATGAATCCGCCAGAGCCGCGCTCACGCAAAGCCGTGAAGATCTGGAAAATACCGAAATCCGGTCTCCGGTCGATGGCGTTGTGACAAACCGGATGGTGGCCCAGGGTGATCTTGCCCGCACCGGAGAGCCGGCATTTGAGATAGCCAATATCGTCGGTTATGAAACCAGGCTCTTCCTGCCGACGCAGGACTGGGAAGAGATTACGGTGGGGCTGCCTGTTGAACTGCGGTTTTCCAATCGGGACGGAATTGCCGCCGAAGGGGTTGTATCCAGAATCAGTCCGCAGTTGAACGAAGCAACCGGCCTTGGTGAGGTAGTGGTCAGTCTTACTGATATCTCTCCGCGCGTCCGCCAGGGATCACTTATGGAGTCACGCGTAACGCTCAGGACCAACGAAAACTCCGTCGTCATCCCGCGTTCAGCAACCATCGAGCAAATCGAAACCTATATCGAGCCGGAAACAAATACGGTGGAAATCCGGCGTAACTATGCCGCATTCGTTGCTGTTGGCGACACCGTTGCCGAGCAGCGCCAGATTGAAATCGGGCTTGAGCAAGGCGAACGTGTTGAGGTGCTGTCCGGACTTGAGCCGGATGAAAAGCTGATTATCACCGGTCAGCGGAACATCAGCGACGGGGACCGGATACGCGTCGCCGGACAGGATCGCCGGCCCGGGCAGGAACAACACCTTGAGGGCGAACCGCCGTCAGAAACAGCGGGAAGTAACCGGTAA
- a CDS encoding 3-phosphoglycerate dehydrogenase family protein translates to MIVYLADKLPEAALKELGSLGCEVENHPDATSSDIANGIGKAMVLVVRSTVVTKECINNSPNLTLIIRAGAGVNNIDLDAASKSGIFVANCPGQNSIAVAELTMGLILSLDRFLPDNVIDFRSGNWKKAVYSKADGLYGKTLGIIGTGQIGTEVIRRARAFGMPVVAWSRSLTPEKAEQLDVTCAASVKEVASQCDILSIHLAMSPETKSLISSDVLSGLKDGAFFINTARAEVVDEEALYRELNSGRIRAGLDVFSDEPEFKKGEFTSRFQKLDNVYITHHIGASTKQAQMAVAMDAVDIVRGYLQEGTVRNWLNRCEKTQAPWQLIVRHFDKPGVLANVLAELKDAGINAQEMENVIFDGMKTACCSIQLDVKPDDGVIDAINERHDEVITAVLLPTRT, encoded by the coding sequence ATGATCGTTTATCTGGCTGACAAACTGCCGGAAGCGGCGCTGAAAGAACTTGGAAGTCTGGGCTGCGAAGTAGAAAACCATCCTGATGCCACTTCATCCGATATCGCAAACGGCATCGGTAAAGCGATGGTCCTGGTTGTCCGGTCCACGGTTGTTACCAAAGAATGCATAAATAACAGTCCCAATCTGACCCTGATCATCCGGGCGGGCGCTGGTGTAAACAATATCGACCTTGATGCCGCCAGCAAATCAGGGATATTTGTTGCCAACTGTCCGGGGCAGAATTCCATCGCTGTGGCCGAGCTGACTATGGGGCTGATACTCTCACTTGACCGGTTCTTACCGGACAATGTCATTGACTTCCGAAGCGGAAACTGGAAAAAAGCTGTGTACAGCAAGGCGGACGGACTCTATGGAAAAACCCTCGGAATCATCGGAACCGGACAAATCGGAACCGAGGTCATCCGTCGTGCCCGGGCTTTCGGGATGCCGGTGGTTGCCTGGTCCCGGTCGCTGACACCTGAAAAAGCAGAACAGCTGGATGTCACCTGCGCTGCAAGCGTGAAGGAAGTCGCCTCTCAGTGCGATATTCTGAGTATTCACCTTGCAATGAGTCCCGAAACCAAAAGCCTTATTTCATCCGATGTGCTGTCCGGACTCAAAGACGGTGCGTTTTTCATTAATACGGCGCGGGCCGAAGTGGTCGATGAGGAGGCGCTGTACAGGGAGCTGAATTCGGGCCGGATCAGGGCGGGACTGGATGTCTTTTCGGACGAGCCGGAATTCAAAAAGGGAGAATTCACAAGCCGCTTTCAGAAGCTGGACAATGTGTATATCACCCACCATATCGGGGCCAGCACAAAACAGGCCCAGATGGCTGTGGCAATGGATGCCGTCGACATCGTCAGGGGGTATCTGCAGGAAGGCACCGTTCGCAACTGGCTGAACCGCTGCGAGAAAACCCAGGCACCGTGGCAGCTTATCGTCCGGCATTTCGACAAACCGGGAGTGCTGGCCAATGTCCTTGCCGAGCTGAAAGATGCCGGAATCAATGCCCAGGAGATGGAAAACGTGATTTTCGACGGTATGAAGACGGCCTGTTGCAGCATCCAGCTGGACGTAAAGCCTGATGACGGCGTCATCGATGCGATCAACGAGCGTCATGACGAGGTGATCACCGCGGTACTGCTTCCGACCCGCACATAA